One segment of Tamandua tetradactyla isolate mTamTet1 chromosome 13, mTamTet1.pri, whole genome shotgun sequence DNA contains the following:
- the LOC143654506 gene encoding LOW QUALITY PROTEIN: endoplasmic reticulum lectin 1-like (The sequence of the model RefSeq protein was modified relative to this genomic sequence to represent the inferred CDS: inserted 1 base in 1 codon; deleted 1 base in 1 codon; substituted 1 base at 1 genomic stop codon) codes for MGKSRRRLLLLPLFSSVGRGGCGGGWKKRQRRTEEEGGGARSLVPGGPVLLVLCGLLEASGGXRVLPPLSDDIPFQVNWSGTEFSLPTTGVLYKEDNYVIMTTAHKEKYKCKLPLVTSGDEEEEKDYKGPNPRELLEPLFKQSSCSYRIESYWTYEVCHRKHIRQYHEEKETGQKENIHEYYLGNMLAKNLLSEKDQEVEEKKKTKEIPSKNTEDQMTPYYPVGMGNGTPCSLKQNRPRSSTVMYICHPESKHEILSVAEVTICEYEVVILTPLLCNHPKYRFRASPVNDIFCQSLPXSPFKPLTLRQLEQQEEILRVPFRRNKEEEFQSIKEERFPAIHKPISVGSQPVLTVGTTHISKLTDDQLIKEFLSGSYCFHGAVGWWKYEFCYGKHVHQYHEDKESGKTSVVVGTWKQEEHIEWAKNTARAYHLQDDGTHTVRMVSHFYGNGDICDITDKPRQVTVKLKCKESDSPHAVTVYMLEPHSCQYILGVESPVICKILDTADENGLLSLPN; via the exons tcccgccgccgcctcctcctcctccccctcttctCCTCTGTGGGCAGAGGAGGTTGTGGAGGTGGCTGGAAAAAGCGGCAGCGGAGGACGGAGGAAGAAGGCGGCGGAGCGCGGAGCCTGGTCCCTGGTGGGCCAGTGTTACTGGTCCTCTGCGGCCTTCTGGAGGCATCTGGCG CGCGCGTGCTTCCCCCGCTCAGCGATGACATTCCCTTTCAAGTTAATTGGTCTGGCACCGAGTTCTCTCT ACCCACAACTGGTGTTCTGTATAAAGAAGATAATTATGTCATCATGACAACtgcacataaagaaaaatataaatgcaaacttCCTCTTGTGACAAGTGgggatgaggaagaagaaaaggattaCAAAGGCCCTAATCCAAGAGAGCTATTGGAACCACTGTTTAAACAAAGCAGTTGTTCGTACAGAATTGAATCCTATTGGACTTATGAAGTCTGTCACAGAAAACACATTCGGCAGTATCATGAAGAGAAGGAAACTggtcagaaagaaaatattcacgAGTACTACCTTGGGAATATGTTGGCTAAGAACCTACTATCTGAAAAAGATCAAGAAGTAgaggaa aagaaaaaaacaaaagagattcCCTCTAAAAATACTGAAGATCAGATGACACCCTACTATCCTGTAGGAATGGGAAATGGCACACCTTGTAGTTTGAAACAGAACCGGCCCAGATCAAGTACTGTGATGTATATATGTCATCCTGAATCTAAGCATGAAATTCTTTCAGTAGCTGAAGTCACAATTTGTGAATATGAAGTTGTCATTTTGACACCACTCTTGTGCAATCATCCTAAATATAGGTTCAGGGCATCTCCTGTGAATGACATATTTTGCCAGTCACTACCATGATCACCTTTTAAACCCCTCACCCTGAGACAATTGGAGCAACAGGAAGAAATACTAAGGGTGCCTTTTAGGAGAAATAAGGAGGAAGAGTTTCAGTCAATTAAAGAAGAGAGGTTTCCTGCAATCCACAAACccatttctgttggctctcagcCAGTGCTCACTGTTGGAACAACCCACATATCCAAATTGACAGATGATCAACTCATAAAAGAGTTCCTTAGTGGTTCTTACTGCTTTCATGGGGCTGTTGGTTGGTGGAAATATGAATTCTGCTATGGCAAACATGTACATCAATACCATGAGGACAAGGAGAGTGGGAAAACCTCTGTGGTTGTGGGGACATGGAAACAAGAAGAACATATTGAATGGGCTAAGAATACTGCTAGAGCCTATCATCTTCAAGACGATGGTACTCACACAGTCAGGATGGTGTCACATTTTTATGGGAATGGAGATATTTGTGAtataactgacaaaccaagacAAGTGACTGTAAAACTAAAGTGTAAAGAATCAGATTCTCCTCATGCTGTTACTGTATATATGCTAGAGCCTCATTCATGTCAGTA